ATAATAAATAtgagacacatacgcacacatctaTTCACGCTAATATacacacctataaatatatacatatacatatatatatatatatatatatatatatatatatatatatatatatatatatatatatatatatatatatatatataatatatatatatgtatatatgatatatatatatatatatatatatatgtatatatatgtatatatatttatatatatatgtatatatatatatatatatatatatatatatatatatatatatatatatttcctggcAATAAATAGACAGCAAATATAGTGAAGATGACACAATTCTCATCAATTTTCTCATTTTCCGTTATcatatattttgataattctcttttttattgtgaatCTGTTATTCTTATGGTTCATCACTAAGAGAAAATAtacttgttgttttattatcgttgttatgcgtatatttattatgcttaacattatcaccatatcattattactattattatcgtcattgtcgttattactattattattggtgtcattGCTAACACtgtctttattaatattactattgctattatttctaacataattgttattatttgcattattattatcattactataattattagtagtagaatttatcaatattactattgctattatttctattataattgctattttcattattattatgactataatcattattagtagaattagtattagtattattgttattgttattttcactgttaatATAATTTCATCACTattcatattattgctattattaatattttcagtgTTACTatcagcaatattattatcattatcatcatcattattactatgtatatatatatatatatatatatatatatatatatatatatatatatatatatatatatatatatatatatatatatatatatatatatacacacacacacacatatatgcatatatatatatatatatatatatatatatatatatatatatatatatatatatgtgtgtgtgtgtgtgtgtgtgtgtgtgtgtgtgtgtgtgtgtgtgtgtgtgtgtgtgtgtgtgtgtgtgtgtgtgtgtgtgtgtgtgtgtgtgtgtgtgtgtgtgtgtgtgtgtgtgtgtatgtatgtatgtatatatgttttgtgtgtgtatacatatatatgcgcgcgcgcgcgtgtgtgagcgcctaagtgtgtgcgtgtgggtatgaatTCATAAGTATTATCCGTGCGTCTTTCTACATgtgtttcttccctttctttttgaaCATCTATgtaactctccctctccgtctctccctctcgctttctctctctctctccctctcactttctctccctctcactttctccctctcacttacactccgtctccgtctctccctctccgtctctccctctcactttctctccctctcactttctctccctctcactttctctccctctccgtctctccctctcgctttctctctctctctccctctctctttctctccctctcactttctccctctcacttacactccgtctccgtctctccctctccgtctctccctctcactttctctccctctcactttctctccctctcactttctctccctctccggctctccctctcactttctctccctctcactttctccctctcacttacactccgtctccgtctctccctctcacctactctccgtctccgtcattccctctcactttctccccctctccctctcactttctcttcccctccgtctctccccatcTTCAGGATCGCGGCAGAAGGATAATGATGTCCTCCCTCAGGATTATCCCTCAAAACATCTGTTCCAGGTCGcgactaccctccccccccctccctccctccctcctccctcccctcctccccatccctctccctccccctcccctttccttccctaaacGCTACCGTCTCtcgtaccccccctctccccctctcccctgcccttcctccttatccttctcactcctctctctatccttctccatactgtattcctccttcttctccgctcTATCgctgtccttctcctcttccttctctcattctccttattcgcaattctccctattctccctatctccctatacGCATTCAAACTCCTCATCCTACCTATCTCCCttaccgtccctcccttcctaacttcctctttccttccctcccgtcctccctccctctctccttcctccctcctcccctctctccctccctccctcccttaccattccttccctcccgtcctccctccctctctccttcctccctcctcccctctctccctccctccctcccaccctcccgtcctcccgtcctccctccctcccctcctcccgtcctccctccctccctccccgtcctccctcctccctccctccccccctcccgtcctcccgtcctccctccctctctccctccctccctccccccctcccgtcctccctccctccctccctcccttaccctccctccctcccaccctccatccctcccgtcctccctccctccctcccgtcctccctccctcctccctcccgtcctcccctctctcccaaacATTTATCAGGAATTATATTATATCTCTCGCCAAAATCAGATTAAATATCCCCATTGCGCCGCCGGAATGAATTAGCACGTCTCCTTCTGTGCTTATAAACATTACGAGCGGCTCAAGGAATGGGCGGGAAACAGAGATAGGAATTAATGAGCTTCGATTCGCCATTTATGCGATCCGATCCCTTATGGCGCGGGATTCGGCTTAATACGAGGACCATTATGGATCTTCCTGACTTTATATTCACTTATtgtacctcactccctccctccccccccccttccttgacatatctagccccctccccctgttaccctacccccccttaccccctacccatacccctttCTGTTGGCCTGTTGACGGTATGTGATATTCGTCTATGATAGCTTCCAGACCGAAAGGATATCAGTGTGTAGAATCCAATGCTCCTTTGTGTAGAGTTGGATCCTATGCTCGGCTTGGGAACGATGTGCATTTGGGATGGGTTTCGGGTggagattttttaaattttatttctgggtcgtgtttttattctatttattctttttgtttggttatttaggttatttattcgtttatcttttttattttttttcatctgttttttttttttgttttgttttttttgcataATTTATTTTCATGGTCACCGCTGTTGTCATTTCCAttgatatgatttatataataattagtactactattatcactattgttattgatatagatactatcatcatagtattattattattattatcattctcattattgctgttactattactgtttttatataactattaccgttatcatcaatattgttatttatgttatcgttgttgttactattagtattattgttattaatattattactattatattgatattattatcattatgtcattattattgtcattattatcgtcgtttgtttatctattattaaaattattatcattattattattattattattattattattattatcattattattattattattattattattatcattattattattattatcatcatattttcatcattgtcattattattatatttgttatcattattattatcgtcattatcattatcatttttgtagtcATTAttgtattgttcttattataatcataatcatcatcatctattattttaatcgttattatcacttttattgtcacTCTATATCACTATAGTCTATATTAGATCCAACATTAAAATACCTTTAAAGGAATTTTGTTCATCAGATTACCGTAATTAAATCAATTCATTTCTCCGAATTTGATATAAATGTTCTAATTTCTTTTAcggaagaaaaaggacaaagtgtttccttaattttctctcgtgttctcttGGCCGCTGACTTTGTTCTTAAAGGTGAAAACATCTTCAGAATATTCCATTGATTTTAgaagtgcgtgtgtgggtgtgggtgtggggggggggggtgagtgggggtgtgtgggtttgggtgggtgtgggtgtgtgagggtgtgggtgtgtgggggggagggtgtggggggaggggtatgggtgtgtgcggggggggaggggtatggatgtgtgtgtgggggggtgtatgtgtgtatgtgtgtgtgtgtggggggggtgtatgtgcgtatgcgtgtgttgggggggtgtatgtgtgtatgtgtgtggggggggtgtacgtatgtgtacgtgtgcgtgtgtgattgtgtgcgtgtgtgtgtacgtatgtgtgcgtgtgactttttttttatcgtggtATTTCCTGCATTAACGACGAAATATCAACGAAATTCGCAAGAATATTTTGCGAATTCGTTCAGATGTTTGTTCTTACGTCAACGGGATTCACAATGCCAAGAGGTCGGCTTGATAGAGCACGTTAATCTTTATTGACATTATCGTTTACATCATTGTTCAAATCTGTAAGTAATTCGTTATCGCTTCACGTtaaatctatatctctttctaatCGTTTCGTTACgttttaagattttttaaaaatacccgatagtaaaaaaaaattaagtatatacttatatttcaatttccatttttaatatccaattttgaaaataatttgcatatacttatataacaatttctattttgaatatccgatagtgaaaaaaataagcatatacttatataacaaTTTCTATTTTAGATATCCGATAGTGAAAAAATCAAGCATATACTTTTATAACAATTTCCATTTTGAACAGTATATAGTGCTAgatatgaacagataaataaattgaatacCAGATATAGTTTTTATCCGATagtgaaaagattaagaaaatgttTACATAACAAATTGCATttctaactatatataaatagacacagatcaatctaaaaaataaatatatcagatATATTAGTGCTTAaccttcaatatttttttatttttttccattcacttTTGAACTTTTGAACTTTTGAACATTGTCTGGATTTCCGTATAAGTATTAGGTAGATAAATGAACGTAAAATATtgtttaataaacaaataactatcaTACTCACTCATTTATTACCAGTCCACAGTACACCATTACACCCCTCATAAgcttaattattattcattattacattatcagttatcattaattatcatcaatcattacatTACTCATGAGCTTAATTATCACTAATGACTACATTATTAtcgtgaattatcattatttattgcatTACTCATGGGTTTAATCCGTCTTATTTGACCGGCTGAAAGAGGGGAGGTGTTCACGGCATCAATTCACTTTCatctatctacttttatctatctatctatttatctattatttacttttatctacttatatatttatattttatctacttatatatttatcatttatctacttatatatttataatttatctacttatatatttataatttatctacttatatatttatcttttatctacttttatatttatatttttttctgcttatatatctatcttttatctacttatatatttatcttttatctacttatatatcttctatctacttttatctatttatctatctatcttttatctacttttatctacttatctatctatcttttatctatttttatctacttatctatctatcttttatcacttttatctacttatatatttatgttttatctacaattatctaatctatcttttatctacttttctctacttatctccatctctctcgccgtTTCACTTCCTTTCAACTTTTATCCAGTTGTGCGTTTCTCTCTTATAGTGTCATTTAAGAGAGCGATTAAAAGATGTGGTTAAGAGAACTTCATTGAAGTGTGATGACGCGGAGGTGAAGTTGAGGTTGTTGTGAAGGCGAAGGTGGAAGGtgaggttgtagttgtagttgtagttgaagTTGTAGTTAGATGTGAGGTTGTAGGTgaggttgtggttgtagttgaaGTAGTTAGATGTGAGGTTGtaggtgtggttgtagttgtagttgaagGTGAAGTTAGACGTGAAGTTGTAGGtgtagttgtggttgtagttgaaGTTGTAGTTAGATGTGAGGTTGTAGCtgtagttgtggttgtagttgtaggtgtagttgtagttgtagttgaagGTGAAGTTAGATGTgaggttgtgggtgtggttgtggttgtagttgaaGTTATAGTTATAGTCGAAGTTGAAGGTGAAGTTGTAGTTAGATGTGTTGTGGGTGTAGTCGTGGTTGTAGTTGAAGTTGTAGTTATAGTCGTAGTTGAAGGTGAAGTTAAATGTGAAGTTGTAGGTATAGTCGTGGTTGTAATTGAAGTTGTAGTTATAGTCGTAGTTGAAGGTGAAGTTGTAGTTAGATGTGTTGTGGGTGTAGTCGCGGTTGTAGTTGAAAGTGAAGTTGTAGTTGAAGGTGAAGTTATAATTGAAAGTGAAGTTGTAGTTGAAGGTGAAGTTATAATTGAAAGTGAAGTTGTAGTTGAAGGTGAAGTTATAATTGAAAGTGAAGTTGTAGTTGGGTTTGAAGTTTTAGTCATAGTTGAAGTTGTAGTCGCAGTTGAAGTTATAGTTAAAGCTGAAGTTGTAGTTGCAGTTGATGTTATAGTCGAAGTTGATGGATGAAGTTTGAAGTTGTAGTTGATGTTATAGACGAATTTGATTGATGAAGTTGAGGATGAAGTTTGAAGTTGTAGTTGATGTTATAGTCGAAGTTATTTGATGAAGTTGAGGATGAAGTTTGAAGTTGATTCCACGCATGAGGTTGATTCCACGCATCGAGAaagcaaaagacaaacaaacaaacagacacaacacGATTACCCAAATAACCACCCATTTCCCCGATGCCCAAGAAAAGATGTATATACACGAAgccacaagaaataaataaataaaataaaaaaagaagtgtaCAAGATATTGGGAAAGTTCCAGAAGAAATtccaagaggaaaagagaacattTCTGTAGCCGAGAAAAAGAACGACAAGAAACGGAGAATTGAAAGTGGTCTATGAAGCCTCTTGCCGTTAAGCTGATTTTAAGATCATAATCAGTGGCTTTCCGGCCTTAAGCTCTAAGGCAATAGGACACGGAACGAGATCGATAAATTCCACTACATGAAAGGtcatgatagagagatagatagataggtagataaatggatgaataggtaaatagagtgattgagagatggatagatagatagatagaacgataggcagatagagaaacagatagatagagcgatagatagatagatagagcaatagatagatagaaagagcgatagatagatagatagagcgatagatggatagattgagcgatagatatatagagcgatagatagatagagcgatagatagatagatagagcgatatatggatagatgaatggatgaatagataaatagagtgattgagagatagataaatagatagagtggtagatagataaataggtagatagataaatatatataacgatagatcgatacatacatatgacgaaagatagatagatagatgattagaaatatagataaacagaaggatctatagattaatagacaaatagatagatcaatagacaggAAGTAAAACCCAACGACGCCACTCCACTGCACGCAATTTTTAAGGTCCTTTTCCCGACAGCCGCTGCGACCGGTTTAGCCTCCTGCGCCGGTTTAGGTTCGGTTAATATCAGCGGAAAATGAAGGTTCACCCGGCACAGGCAGAAGCTCCGTTCCCTTGCTTTCGACACGAAGGGAAGTGAATGTCAATATTGAAGGACCGAAGTTAGCATTCTTGGCGGCcgtggagtggaggagaaggggggggggggaaatgataaaaaaagagaaagttttttttttggggggggggagggggggggtgatagagtcCTGagagaggtgtgtttgtgtgtgtgtgtgattggttttgttttgttttttatttttaagggtgaggagagataagggataaaggggaaggaggtttAGGATTGGggacgaaagaaggggggaaggaaggagagaaagagggaaaggtaagtATCTGAACCTTGGGATCTTCAAAGTCTTCAAATGCGTTCGGGAAAAGAGAGAGTTGCGTTCACAGACGGAACTCGAAAGGCCAGTTAAAATGGACACACAGATTCAAGGCGCTGGAAAATGGAGGTTAGTTGAACTCcgactttccctttttttttcttccttcatctttccttaactcttttctttttatttctcttaaatCTCGCCAGGGACGTTAACCTCGGCTTCTACGACTCGGGGGAAAAGCCGTTCGGTTTTGCGAAAGCGGTTTAATTG
The DNA window shown above is from Penaeus vannamei isolate JL-2024 chromosome 12, ASM4276789v1, whole genome shotgun sequence and carries:
- the LOC113816352 gene encoding uncharacterized protein: MLTSATWNRESPGEVEVVVKAKVEGEVVVVVVVEVVVRCEVVGEVVVVVEVVRCEVVGVVVVVVEGEVRREVVGVVVVVVEVVVRCEVVAVVVVVVVGVVVVVVEGEVRCEVVGVVVVVVEVIVIVEVEGEVVVRCVVGVVVVVVEVVVIVVVEGEVKCEVVGIVVVVIEVVVIVVVEGEVVVRCVVGVVAVVVESEVVVEGEVIIESEVVVEGEVIIESEVVVEGEVIIESEVVVGFEVLVIVEVVVAVEVIVKAEVVVAVDVIVEVDG